From Rutidosis leptorrhynchoides isolate AG116_Rl617_1_P2 chromosome 3, CSIRO_AGI_Rlap_v1, whole genome shotgun sequence, a single genomic window includes:
- the LOC139897915 gene encoding putative germin-like protein 2-1, with product MSNKLILLSVLALTFVCLALASDPSPLQDFCVADTNSSVKVNGVVCKNPMQVQAEDFFFSGLHLRGNTSNAVGSKVTPVFAAQLPGLNTLGISMVRIDYAPWGLNPPHTHPRATEILTVLEGTLQVGFVTSNPDNRFISKVLQKGDVFVFPVGLVHFQRNIGNGYAVVIAALSSQNPGAITIANAVFGANPPIPSDILARAFQVDRNLVDELEAKF from the exons atgtcGAACAAACTCATCCTATTGAGCGTTTTAGCTCTAACATTCGTCTGCCTCGCCTTAGCCTCTGATCCTTCACCCCTTCAAGATTTTTGTGTAGCAGATACCAACAGCTCAG TTAAAGTAAATGGTGTTGTATGTAAGAACCCGATGCAAGTTCAAGCAGAGGATTTCTTTTTCAGTGGGCTCCACCTCAGGGGTAACACATCAAATGCCGTGGGATCAAAGGTGACCCCAGTTTTTGCGGCTCAGTTACCTGGGCTAAACACTTTGGGAATCTCAATGGTTCGAATTGACTACGCACCATGGGGACTCAATCCTCCTCACACTCACCCACGAGCCACTGAGATCCTAACTGTTCTTGAAGGGACTCTACAAGTTGGATTTGTGACTTCGAATCCTGATAACCGTTTTATCTCCAAGGTATTACAAAAGGGCGATGTTTTTGTGTTCCCTGTTGGACTTGTTCATTTCCAACGCAATATAGGTAATGGATATGCAGTGGTTATTGCTGCGTTGAGCAGTCAAAATCCAGGTGCGATAACAATTGCAAATGCTGTTTTTGGTGCAAATCCTCCAATTCCGAGTGATATTTTAGCAAGAGCATTCCAAGTGGATAGGAACTTGGTGGATGAGCTAGAAGCAAAGTTCTAG